From the Leishmania panamensis strain MHOM/PA/94/PSC-1 chromosome 31 sequence genome, one window contains:
- a CDS encoding hypothetical protein (TriTrypDB/GeneDB-style sysID: LpmP.31.1380), producing the protein MLRRLCCAFVAVALGAVVAVLGLCAPVAHGAVMDMPLPLEVVMPKRVAHGAHYSYSFTEAQSTNTLKVMQAFADAMPSMGWTGTEFCKWAGVMCYRSTVEFLSSDIGAKGTLPDLPDDVDYSNVMITTINFFNKKTAITGTLPNSWGKLQHLVNINMGSTNVSGTLPASWASLSWVQFISLPETAISGSLPASWSSMGSLMTLILYDNQLSGTLPPEWSSMDSTYILQLHNNALTGSLPESWAQMWELGKLTLIGNKFCGCIPRSWKDAPFQVVVDSANSAANCATANACATTTTTTAAPTTTTTAAPTTTTTAAPTTTTTAAPTTTTTEYPTSTTSTEAPPECEVPHCITCMRGYSTRCDVCSSGYVVTAAQWCMKRHVDDSALFPSSTAFTATTFLGVLVVVLLSM; encoded by the coding sequence ATGCTACGACGTCTCTGCTGTGCTTTCGTGGCCGTAGCGCTGGGCGCCGTTGTCGCGGTACTCGGATTATGTGCTCCAGTGGCCCACGGCGCTGTGATGGACATGCCTTTGCCTTTGGAGGTCGTGATGCCGAAACGCGTCGCTCATGGCGCGCACTACTCCTACAGCTTtacagaggcgcagagcaCGAACACGCTGAAGGTAATGCAGGCGTTTGCCGACGCGATGCCGTCGATGGGGTGGACCGGGACAGAGTTCTGCAAGTGGGCAGGTGTGATGTGCTACCGGTCGACCGTCGAGTTTTTAAGCAGTGACATCGGCGCGAAAGGCACGCTGCCGGATCTGCCGGATGACGTGGACTACTCGAATGTGATGATCACAACCATCAACTTTTTCAATAAGAAGACCGCGATCACTGGAACACTGCCGAACAGCTGGGGtaagctgcagcacctcgtcaaCATCAACATGGGATCTACCAACGTGTCAGGAACTCTCCCTGCGTCGTGGGCCTCGTTGAGCTGGGTACAGTTTATATCACTTCCGGAGACAGCGATCTCTGGCTCGCTGCCTGCCTCGTGGAGCTCAATGGGTTCTCTCATGACGCTGATCTTGTATGACAATCAACTCAGCGGCACTTTGCCACCGGAATGGAGCTCCATGGATTCTACTTACATCCTTCAGCTGCATAACAACGCTCTCACTGGTAGCCTTCCGGAATCGTGGGCGCAGATGTGGGAATTAGGCAAGCTCACCCTGATAGGCAACAAATTCTGCGGCTGCATTCCTCGCTCGTGGAAGGATGCACCTTTCCAGGTGGTTGTCGATTCCGCAAACTCTGCCGCTAACTGCGCCACGGCTAACGCCTGCGCTACGACGACCACAACGACCGCGGCTCCGACGACCACAACGACCGCGGCTCCGACGACCACAACGACCGCGGCTCCGACGACCACAACGACCGCGGCTCCGACGACCACAACGACCGAGTATCCAACGAGTACGACTTCTACTGAAGCGCCTCCTGAGTGTGAGGTGCCGCACTGTATTACCTGCATGCGCGGATACTCAACGCGGTGTGACGTATGCTCCTCCGGCTATGTGGTGACCGCAGCGCAATGGTGCATGAAGCGCCATGTCGATGACTCAGCTTTATTTCCGTCGTCGACGGCTTTTACCGCCACCACGTTCCTTGGGGtgcttgttgttgttctcttgTCGATGTAG
- a CDS encoding surface membrane protein gp46-like protein (TriTrypDB/GeneDB-style sysID: LpmP.31.1390): MTPVMLLRSDAQRQRAVLFVMTLTLCFLLLPVHGADSPFTGYTAAQKVNTRKFLQAFVNANPLLESLPSEDFCEWVYAGCTNKGVDLYLDETAVEQLPELPADAVASHVRVTSISISYGKGTLRGTLPATWGGLSRIEYISLYSNSLMGTLPPEWAGMTTAKWFLLYDNHLTGTIPDAWGKLRYMTWACLNDNRLTGSLPAAWSRATRLTIMEARRNQLSGTLPSAWSSLQFISSITLSNNRLTGPLPAAWASAVSLNGVSVQGNGLCGCVPSAWDSRRFMYGIRVDADLLATNCSTANACE, encoded by the coding sequence TGTTGCTCCGGagcgatgcgcagcgccagcgagcCGTCCTCTTTGTTATGACGCTAACCCTATGCTTCCTCCTATTGCCCGTGCATGGCGCAGACTCACCGTTCACTGGCTACACAGCCGCGCAGAAGGTGAACACGCGCAAGTTTCTGCAGGCCTTTGTGAATGCAAacccgctgctggagagccTGCCGTCGGAGGACTTCTGCGAGTGGGTGTACGCTGGCTGCACGAACAAGGGTGTGGACCTGTACCTGGATGAGACGGCcgtggagcagctgccggaGCTGCCCGCTGACGCGGTTGCCAGCCACGTGCGGGTCACTTCCATCAGCATCAGCTACGGCAAGGGCACATTGAGGGGCACCCTGCCGGCGACCTGGGGAGGCCTGTCGCGCATCGAGTACATCTCCCTGTACTCGAACTCGCTGATGGGCACCCTGCCGCCGGAGTGGGCGGGCATGACGACGGCGAAGTGGTTCCTGCTGTACGACAACCATCTGACGGGCACGATCCCCGACGCGTGGGGCAAGCTGCGCTACATGACGTGGGCGTGCCTGAACGACAACCGGCTGACCGGGTCGCTCCCAGCAGCGTGGAGCCGCGCTACCCGCCTGACGATCATGGAGGCCCGGCGAAATCAGCTGTCCGGCACGCTGCCGTCGGCGTGGTCGAGTCTGCAGTTCATCAGCTCCATCACGCTGTCGAACAACCGGCTGACCGGGCCCCTTCCAGCAGCGTGGGCGTCTGCCGTGTCGCTGAacggtgtgtctgtgcaggGCAACGGCCTGTGCGGCTGTGTGCCGAGCGCGTGGGACTCTCGCAGGTTCATGTACGGCATCAGAGTCGATGCCGACCTCTTGGCCACAAATTGCTCGACGGCCAACGCGTGCGAGTGA